From a region of the Chondrinema litorale genome:
- a CDS encoding UpxY family transcription antiterminator — MKKNAHLNPSWYVVYTYPQAEKQVRNKVNELGYETFLPMQKEVRQWSDRKKEIEAPLFPNYVFVKTSSQERFNLMKVRGLVNFISFGGTPVSIPEEEIESIKKVLCGNPVVSSTADNYHIGDRVTITKGQFAGTEGILVRENGKSRFVVQLQALKQSVSIDISKDYLSTCTFS, encoded by the coding sequence ATGAAAAAAAACGCTCATTTAAATCCGTCTTGGTATGTTGTTTACACATATCCGCAAGCTGAAAAGCAAGTTAGAAACAAAGTAAATGAATTGGGTTACGAAACATTTCTTCCCATGCAAAAAGAAGTTCGCCAATGGAGCGATCGCAAAAAAGAAATTGAAGCACCGCTTTTTCCGAACTATGTGTTTGTAAAAACTAGCTCGCAAGAGAGATTCAATTTAATGAAAGTGAGAGGTTTAGTAAACTTCATTTCTTTTGGAGGCACACCAGTTTCAATTCCTGAAGAAGAGATTGAATCAATCAAAAAAGTACTTTGTGGAAACCCAGTAGTTTCTTCTACAGCAGATAACTACCACATTGGCGACAGAGTAACAATTACCAAAGGCCAGTTTGCAGGAACAGAAGGCATACTAGTAAGAGAAAATGGTAAAAGCAGATTTGTAGTTCAGTTACAAGCTTTAAAACAATCTGTTTCAATCGATATCTCTAAAGATTATTTGAGCACTTGCACATTTAGCTAA
- a CDS encoding class I adenylate-forming enzyme family protein, whose protein sequence is MNHSIINILKENCSNSVALIECGKGITYSELWAKVNLYAKELEKQGIDKGKIIVLSFPNSIELSIIFLALLQLEAIPLIVNELQENAIDFEKLNCYGYLAHEKNTSSALYKSLIERKLKCESIFNISFLFKNGQYNSHKHLEDTALLVTSSGSTSISKVIKLSAAGTIANIKANVKSIGIRPDDTTIMALPMNYSYGLIAQFLSHLYVGSKIVLADARFAITQIPRLIPASKATSLFTVPPMIRQINYMQEKGFFTGDFSSLRFITVGGNHIEKESLQRAMNVFSCPFIKTYGLAEAGPRVSTYKVETPTDPEIDSVGYPLEGVKMRVLDAIGNNAKPNEIGRVLIESPSVMNGYMHELPPHVKPQQSILTEDMAYFSETGKLFVLGRSKNQIVVEGRSIWFQEIANAIYSTGKVLKAIVDVKNGETIISIVTMPACKLTHESVYLLLCEHFQFNAWEKVKIEFLKANSVKVAK, encoded by the coding sequence ATGAATCATTCCATCATTAATATTCTTAAAGAGAATTGTAGTAACTCAGTTGCACTCATCGAATGCGGAAAAGGCATTACTTATAGCGAGCTATGGGCAAAAGTAAACCTCTATGCAAAAGAGCTAGAAAAACAGGGAATTGATAAGGGAAAAATCATTGTGCTCTCGTTCCCAAATTCTATAGAACTATCTATTATATTCTTAGCACTTTTACAGCTCGAAGCCATTCCGCTTATTGTAAATGAATTACAAGAAAATGCCATCGATTTCGAAAAATTGAACTGCTATGGCTATCTAGCTCACGAAAAAAATACTAGTTCGGCACTTTATAAATCTCTGATTGAAAGAAAGCTGAAATGCGAATCTATATTCAATATCAGCTTTCTATTTAAAAACGGTCAGTATAATTCTCATAAGCACTTAGAAGATACCGCTTTGCTTGTGACCAGTTCTGGAAGCACGAGTATTAGCAAGGTGATAAAACTGAGTGCAGCTGGCACCATTGCCAACATAAAAGCCAATGTAAAATCGATTGGGATTCGCCCAGATGATACTACCATAATGGCTTTACCCATGAACTATTCTTACGGTTTAATCGCTCAGTTTCTCAGCCATTTGTATGTAGGTAGTAAAATTGTATTGGCAGATGCAAGGTTTGCCATTACCCAAATTCCAAGATTGATTCCTGCTAGTAAAGCAACCTCTTTGTTTACTGTGCCGCCAATGATTCGACAGATCAATTACATGCAGGAGAAAGGATTTTTTACTGGTGATTTTAGCTCACTAAGATTTATAACAGTAGGAGGGAATCACATAGAAAAAGAGTCTCTACAAAGAGCTATGAATGTTTTTAGCTGTCCATTTATTAAAACTTATGGACTTGCAGAGGCTGGACCAAGAGTGAGTACTTACAAAGTTGAAACGCCAACAGATCCGGAAATAGATTCAGTAGGTTATCCACTAGAAGGTGTGAAAATGAGGGTGTTGGATGCCATAGGCAACAATGCCAAACCGAATGAAATTGGCAGAGTGTTAATAGAAAGCCCTTCGGTAATGAATGGATATATGCATGAGTTACCTCCTCATGTAAAGCCACAACAAAGTATACTCACAGAAGACATGGCTTACTTCTCAGAAACAGGAAAACTCTTTGTGTTGGGCAGAAGTAAAAACCAGATTGTAGTAGAAGGTCGCAGTATCTGGTTTCAAGAAATAGCCAATGCAATCTACAGTACTGGAAAAGTGCTAAAAGCCATAGTAGATGTAAAAAATGGCGAAACCATTATTTCTATAGTCACCATGCCAGCTTGCAAGCTCACGCACGAATCGGTCTACTTGTTACTGTGCGAGCACTTCCAGTTTAATGCATGGGAAAAAGTGAAAATAGAGTTCCTAAAAGCCAATTCTGTTAAAGTCGCAAAATAG
- a CDS encoding 4'-phosphopantetheinyl transferase family protein, translated as MLKSCQVYYTKIDQLPSAELVASMMDRFPPLLKKRLSMYKAERARALSLTGKLLLSHGLKDMGYYEDALQEIYYSGNGRPFFQNLQIDFNISHSKDIIICAIAPQCKVGIDIQHVVKISKRASSFFLHPLEDQDMDNHSKITVWAKKEAIGKVDGNGLGMAFTEIYCPENIYYQGQNTYYIHQLDIHTDYVCCIAFHQKSVDIETKEVDLVQLVKEF; from the coding sequence ATGCTCAAAAGTTGTCAGGTATATTATACAAAGATAGATCAGTTACCCTCTGCCGAACTGGTGGCAAGCATGATGGATCGCTTTCCACCATTGCTAAAGAAGCGTCTGTCTATGTATAAAGCAGAAAGAGCAAGAGCATTATCACTCACGGGCAAGTTGTTGTTATCACATGGTTTAAAAGATATGGGTTATTATGAAGATGCTTTACAAGAGATATATTATTCTGGAAATGGCAGGCCATTTTTTCAAAACTTACAGATAGACTTTAATATCTCGCACTCAAAAGACATCATTATTTGCGCCATTGCCCCCCAGTGTAAAGTGGGAATAGATATACAACATGTAGTTAAAATTAGTAAAAGAGCATCGAGTTTTTTTCTCCATCCATTAGAAGATCAAGATATGGATAATCATAGCAAGATTACTGTGTGGGCGAAGAAAGAAGCAATAGGAAAAGTAGATGGAAACGGACTTGGAATGGCTTTTACAGAGATTTACTGCCCAGAAAATATTTACTATCAAGGTCAAAATACTTATTACATCCATCAGCTAGATATTCATACCGATTATGTGTGTTGTATCGCTTTTCACCAGAAGTCGGTGGATATTGAAACGAAAGAGGTGGATTTAGTCCAATTAGTCAAAGAATTTTAA
- a CDS encoding 3-hydroxyacyl-ACP dehydratase FabZ family protein, translating to MITETKIDYPKPETLLPHRPPFLLVDNIVDFKFGESLTANKEIGKDEIFFQGHFPGYPLLPGVILVEMMFQTCGLYGRLEALNFGNSEQVQVPQKPASGRAIKIKNVSFHKEIRPESKLQIEVKFKHKLMGFSEFDAKVICEGKVAAKGSVTVHIS from the coding sequence ATGATTACCGAAACGAAAATTGATTACCCCAAACCAGAAACGCTATTGCCACATCGCCCGCCATTTTTATTGGTAGATAATATCGTTGACTTTAAGTTTGGTGAATCACTCACAGCCAATAAAGAGATTGGCAAAGATGAAATCTTTTTCCAAGGTCATTTTCCGGGCTACCCACTTTTACCAGGTGTAATTCTGGTAGAGATGATGTTCCAAACCTGCGGCTTATATGGCAGATTAGAAGCCCTCAACTTTGGTAATTCCGAACAAGTTCAGGTTCCGCAGAAACCAGCTTCTGGCAGAGCTATCAAAATTAAAAATGTGTCTTTTCACAAAGAAATAAGGCCAGAGAGCAAACTTCAAATAGAAGTAAAGTTTAAACACAAACTAATGGGTTTCTCTGAGTTTGATGCCAAAGTAATTTGCGAAGGCAAAGTAGCAGCAAAAGGCAGCGTAACTGTCCATATCTCCTGA
- a CDS encoding beta-ketoacyl synthase N-terminal-like domain-containing protein, whose amino-acid sequence MENQQRIVITGVGTVSSMGVGKASFIDKITQNLSGISLREKWEYQEIEKQYCGVCTEFSIKNYLAGLRFPFPLRYSQLAMLGCHLAIDDAQLDLPSFSPERLGLILNTDIAANAAVESYLTKLYERGADKVSPLNFTKTVANCALGDVTRFFKLRGPSSMLLGENSAAYGFDLLQDDKADVMICGGFDELRDSTFFNYVLSDKVLSPKNEKGEYVSLKEKLGTPEEEGKLILGEGSAFVVMEKLEHALERNAPIYAEVLGYSTGCDGIGNHLLTERSHTDLASVMLDSIQHTGISENDVDLVVGGSCLPWQVKSYEAKAIENVCKKEEVYYTTIKSKTGETLGASATLSLATGALGVKYEMVPGTGFPNQVLEGVNKQIIIPEESVEVKDKINYAIVNSIHLGGNTTSMVLKKY is encoded by the coding sequence ATGGAAAATCAACAAAGAATTGTAATTACCGGAGTTGGAACGGTGTCTAGCATGGGTGTGGGAAAAGCTTCGTTTATCGATAAAATTACTCAAAATTTATCTGGTATCTCGCTTAGAGAAAAGTGGGAATACCAAGAAATAGAAAAACAATACTGTGGCGTTTGCACAGAGTTTTCAATAAAGAATTATTTAGCTGGTTTACGTTTTCCATTTCCCCTGAGGTATTCGCAATTGGCTATGCTGGGCTGTCATTTGGCGATTGATGACGCACAGCTAGACCTACCTTCATTCTCACCAGAAAGATTAGGGTTGATCTTAAATACAGATATAGCTGCTAATGCAGCGGTCGAGAGTTACTTGACTAAACTGTATGAAAGAGGTGCAGATAAGGTAAGTCCGCTGAACTTTACTAAGACAGTGGCCAATTGTGCTCTGGGAGATGTAACCCGCTTCTTTAAATTAAGAGGTCCAAGCTCTATGCTTTTGGGAGAAAACAGCGCAGCTTATGGTTTCGATCTGCTGCAAGACGACAAAGCAGATGTAATGATCTGTGGCGGTTTTGATGAACTAAGAGATTCTACTTTTTTCAATTATGTATTGAGTGATAAAGTTTTATCTCCCAAAAATGAAAAGGGAGAATATGTTTCTCTCAAAGAAAAACTAGGTACTCCCGAAGAAGAAGGAAAGCTTATTCTTGGCGAAGGTTCTGCCTTTGTAGTGATGGAAAAACTAGAGCACGCACTCGAAAGAAATGCACCTATCTATGCGGAAGTATTGGGCTATTCTACCGGATGCGATGGTATTGGAAACCACTTGCTAACAGAGCGCTCCCATACCGACTTAGCTTCTGTTATGTTAGATTCCATCCAACATACAGGTATAAGTGAAAACGATGTGGATTTGGTGGTGGGTGGTTCTTGCTTGCCTTGGCAGGTAAAAAGCTACGAAGCGAAAGCCATCGAAAATGTGTGTAAAAAAGAAGAGGTTTACTACACCACTATTAAATCTAAAACTGGTGAAACACTGGGAGCATCGGCCACACTCTCACTGGCTACTGGAGCACTGGGTGTAAAATACGAAATGGTGCCAGGCACAGGCTTTCCAAATCAAGTGCTGGAAGGTGTAAATAAGCAGATCATCATTCCTGAAGAAAGTGTAGAGGTAAAAGATAAAATCAACTACGCTATTGTAAACTCTATCCATTTGGGAGGCAATACCACCAGTATGGTACTCAAGAAATATTAA
- a CDS encoding tetratricopeptide repeat protein codes for MKKLIFTLLTLAFTYAVVLAQDNAYEAAVLENVQILDTAVTEATFLTMANNFERIALAEKDKWLPYYYAAFSKINQAMVTKDINEIDVLAQKANKYLEVADSLSPNNSEILCLKALSYSSRIKVDVMGRGMKFVSKSNSYLKEACAIDKNNPRAYYLLAQNLYNVPADFGGGPEAAKRLFDNSARLFAENIADENTIKPHWGRAPLEHALGRYKDQVEED; via the coding sequence ATGAAAAAACTGATTTTCACCCTATTAACATTGGCATTTACTTATGCTGTTGTACTTGCTCAAGACAATGCTTACGAAGCTGCTGTGCTAGAGAATGTTCAAATATTAGATACGGCAGTTACAGAAGCTACTTTCTTAACGATGGCTAATAACTTTGAAAGAATTGCACTCGCAGAAAAAGACAAATGGTTGCCTTACTACTACGCAGCTTTCAGCAAGATTAACCAAGCAATGGTTACCAAAGACATCAACGAAATAGATGTACTAGCTCAAAAGGCTAACAAGTATCTCGAAGTTGCTGATTCTCTTTCTCCAAATAACTCAGAGATTTTATGCTTAAAAGCGCTTTCTTATAGCAGTAGAATTAAAGTAGATGTAATGGGTCGTGGAATGAAATTCGTATCCAAATCTAACTCTTACCTCAAAGAAGCTTGTGCGATAGACAAAAACAACCCAAGAGCTTACTATCTCTTAGCTCAAAACTTGTACAATGTTCCTGCTGATTTTGGTGGTGGCCCTGAAGCTGCAAAGAGATTATTCGATAACTCAGCCAGACTTTTTGCAGAAAATATCGCAGACGAAAACACCATTAAACCTCACTGGGGAAGAGCACCACTAGAGCATGCTTTAGGTCGCTATAAAGATCAAGTTGAAGAAGATTAA
- a CDS encoding SDR family NAD(P)-dependent oxidoreductase — translation MEAHQKIALVTGGTRGIGRAISLELAHQGYRVIFTYLSKVEMAESLVNEIAEHNLPTAKALKCDMSDSKEVASLFKNIKKEFPKIDVVVNNAGILGNSRPFMFTTDDEWWKVVKTNVASVVNTCRNVLPMMIRQKRGVIINITSLSGQKGNPGQSAYSASKAAIVSFSKALTKEVARSGVIINCVSPGLIETDMTSNLNNGYFEERMSRSPLKRMGTSIEVANLVSYLASAAPQYIIGQEITIDGGIGV, via the coding sequence ATGGAAGCACATCAAAAAATAGCCCTTGTAACCGGTGGCACTCGGGGAATAGGAAGAGCTATCTCATTAGAACTTGCTCACCAAGGTTACAGAGTAATATTTACCTATTTAAGCAAGGTAGAAATGGCTGAGTCACTCGTAAATGAAATCGCAGAACACAATTTACCGACAGCAAAAGCACTTAAGTGCGATATGAGCGATAGTAAAGAAGTAGCCAGCTTATTTAAAAATATCAAAAAAGAATTTCCGAAGATTGATGTAGTAGTAAACAATGCAGGAATTCTTGGTAATAGCCGCCCGTTTATGTTCACTACAGACGATGAATGGTGGAAAGTAGTAAAAACCAATGTGGCTAGTGTGGTAAATACTTGTCGCAATGTACTACCGATGATGATCCGCCAGAAGCGCGGTGTAATTATCAATATCACATCCCTATCAGGCCAAAAAGGCAATCCGGGTCAATCAGCTTATTCAGCATCAAAAGCAGCCATTGTTTCATTCTCTAAAGCACTTACCAAAGAAGTAGCTCGCTCAGGAGTGATTATAAACTGTGTTTCTCCTGGCTTAATCGAGACAGACATGACTTCAAACCTAAACAATGGTTATTTTGAAGAGCGCATGTCGAGAAGCCCACTTAAAAGAATGGGAACTTCTATAGAAGTAGCAAATTTGGTTAGTTATCTAGCAAGTGCAGCTCCTCAATACATTATCGGGCAGGAGATTACCATAGATGGTGGCATCGGCGTATAA
- a CDS encoding beta-ketoacyl-[acyl-carrier-protein] synthase family protein, whose amino-acid sequence MERVVITGLGILCSIGNNLQDFKTNLKNGTSGLKQIPTRRFDTSLPAYRNNSACILEPELYDDLYEKDATILSDLSKKVVQDAIEDAGLQMDKINNRRMGVAVATSVGASYPFMRWVKNKIQGEPAKDIDLLFHTTSTIGGNIAKQYDLRGPISTISTACAAGTNSIGRGFDFISKGRVDYMIAGGVDVFTELTYSGFNALQAISKGACKPFDKNRDGLNLGDAGAFVILESLSSAKKRNAKIYAEIKGYSTINEAYHATAPCPDGGFAYSAMQKALSQGKIDIGKVEYINAHGTATAANDTMEIKAIRKLADKRPVFVSSTKSMTGHTLGAAGSVELVATTVAMHDGFIPPTINLSDPILEAEDHNLVIVKDKGLDYKFDTAISNSFGFAGNMSAIAIQSFT is encoded by the coding sequence ATGGAACGAGTTGTAATTACTGGGCTGGGAATCTTATGCTCAATCGGAAATAACTTGCAAGATTTTAAAACCAATTTAAAAAATGGCACTTCCGGTTTGAAGCAAATTCCGACACGCCGATTTGATACAAGCCTACCTGCTTACCGAAATAATAGTGCTTGTATTTTGGAACCTGAACTGTACGACGATTTGTACGAAAAAGACGCGACCATTCTCAGCGATCTATCTAAAAAAGTAGTACAGGATGCCATTGAAGATGCCGGCTTGCAAATGGATAAAATAAATAATAGAAGAATGGGAGTGGCAGTAGCTACTTCAGTAGGAGCGAGCTATCCTTTTATGAGATGGGTAAAAAACAAAATTCAGGGAGAACCTGCAAAAGATATAGACTTGCTTTTTCATACGACTTCTACTATCGGAGGTAACATTGCAAAACAGTATGATTTAAGGGGTCCTATTTCAACAATCTCGACAGCTTGTGCAGCAGGAACCAACTCAATAGGCAGAGGCTTCGACTTTATCTCTAAAGGAAGAGTAGATTACATGATAGCCGGTGGTGTAGATGTATTTACAGAACTTACTTACAGTGGTTTTAATGCACTGCAAGCCATCTCAAAAGGAGCATGTAAACCATTCGATAAAAACAGAGATGGTCTTAATTTAGGTGATGCAGGTGCATTTGTAATACTCGAAAGCCTTAGTTCTGCTAAGAAGAGAAATGCAAAAATCTATGCTGAAATAAAAGGTTATTCGACCATTAACGAAGCATATCACGCAACGGCTCCTTGTCCTGATGGAGGGTTTGCTTACTCGGCGATGCAAAAAGCTTTATCTCAAGGCAAGATAGACATTGGCAAAGTGGAATACATCAATGCACACGGCACAGCTACCGCTGCTAATGATACCATGGAAATTAAAGCCATAAGAAAACTGGCAGACAAAAGACCGGTGTTTGTAAGCTCTACAAAGTCTATGACTGGGCATACATTAGGCGCAGCTGGCAGCGTAGAGCTGGTAGCAACAACAGTAGCTATGCACGATGGATTTATTCCACCAACGATCAACCTTTCTGATCCGATTTTGGAAGCAGAAGACCACAATTTGGTAATAGTTAAAGACAAAGGACTCGATTATAAATTCGATACGGCAATTTCAAATTCATTTGGATTTGCAGGAAATATGTCGGCCATTGCGATACAAAGTTTTACCTGA
- a CDS encoding acyl carrier protein, which translates to METLSQIQGKIKVCIIEALEIDGASPEDIGNEDPFFGTDEEPGIIQDSLAILEIASRLSEEFGILPSEFNETSFQNVNVLSEMIYNRLSEESLSTVQ; encoded by the coding sequence ATGGAAACTTTATCTCAAATTCAGGGAAAAATCAAAGTATGCATCATTGAAGCACTAGAAATTGACGGAGCTTCTCCAGAAGATATTGGCAATGAAGATCCATTTTTCGGTACTGATGAAGAACCAGGTATCATCCAAGATTCATTAGCTATTCTTGAAATTGCTTCTCGTTTGTCTGAAGAGTTCGGCATACTTCCATCTGAGTTTAATGAAACATCTTTTCAGAATGTGAATGTGTTAAGTGAAATGATCTACAACCGTTTGTCTGAAGAATCACTTTCTACAGTTCAGTAA
- a CDS encoding M50 family metallopeptidase, translating to MYELTASYTIEEIDASGKKKFLLTVNDKPYYVGELVYLIIRFLSEKKSTDEMLESLNRWSNNQYNFTKGTLFGIIEQHIKPLGLFEKAIPQDQKKQLPLTGIQGQWTLVKFEHLRIFLEVFKYAFHPVVFTILFIGSAAVNYFYVNQFLGANTATAAAQTGECLRNANYVLLFYPLAFLVLFFHEMGHAAASYMYGVKPKNIGFGFYLALPVLYADITGVWKLNRWKRTIINLGGIYMQLLINTVIFYVLRYLTDSTVIEVLMYIIILNMGTVVINLNPFFRFDGYWIYSDLFNLPNLRKQSNVYLLKAIKYLFPKAPINLNENALKNINLKNPFLIVYSVLKYAFFIYIAKFIVILIAQSIMDLSLVFSQMAAMDFSICAIEFYAKTCFSLGVITYFSYKYTKVSRNYVRNIRAQKV from the coding sequence ATGTATGAGTTAACAGCCTCCTATACCATAGAAGAAATTGATGCTTCTGGTAAGAAGAAGTTTTTACTAACTGTAAACGACAAACCATATTACGTAGGGGAGCTTGTATATTTAATTATCAGGTTTCTTTCCGAGAAAAAATCTACAGATGAGATGTTAGAATCTCTCAATAGATGGAGCAACAATCAATATAATTTTACCAAAGGCACTTTATTTGGAATTATAGAACAGCATATTAAGCCGCTGGGCTTGTTTGAGAAAGCCATTCCGCAAGATCAAAAAAAGCAGCTACCGCTTACAGGCATTCAAGGTCAGTGGACATTGGTAAAATTTGAGCATCTCAGAATATTTCTAGAAGTATTTAAATATGCATTTCACCCGGTAGTGTTTACCATATTGTTTATTGGATCTGCCGCAGTAAATTATTTTTATGTAAATCAATTTTTGGGTGCTAATACCGCTACTGCAGCAGCACAAACTGGTGAGTGTTTAAGAAATGCCAATTATGTTTTGCTGTTTTATCCACTTGCTTTTTTGGTATTGTTTTTCCACGAAATGGGCCACGCTGCTGCCTCTTATATGTATGGTGTAAAACCTAAGAATATTGGCTTCGGGTTTTATCTTGCATTGCCTGTTTTGTATGCTGATATTACTGGCGTTTGGAAGTTGAATCGCTGGAAAAGAACCATTATTAATTTAGGTGGTATTTACATGCAATTGCTCATAAACACGGTGATTTTTTATGTGCTTCGCTATTTAACCGACAGTACAGTAATTGAAGTGTTGATGTATATCATCATCTTAAACATGGGCACAGTGGTAATAAATCTAAATCCATTTTTTAGGTTCGATGGTTACTGGATTTACAGCGACTTGTTTAATCTGCCAAATCTGAGAAAGCAATCTAATGTATACTTGTTGAAAGCTATAAAGTATTTGTTTCCAAAAGCACCGATTAATCTGAATGAAAATGCTTTAAAAAACATCAACTTAAAAAATCCATTTTTGATAGTTTACTCTGTATTGAAGTATGCATTTTTTATCTACATAGCTAAGTTTATCGTGATACTAATTGCTCAATCTATTATGGATTTAAGCTTGGTTTTTAGCCAGATGGCAGCGATGGATTTTTCAATATGTGCGATTGAGTTTTATGCCAAAACGTGTTTCTCTTTGGGAGTAATTACTTACTTCTCTTACAAGTATACTAAGGTTTCTCGCAATTATGTTCGTAACATTAGAGCGCAAAAAGTATGA
- a CDS encoding arginase family protein, whose translation MIDYAITSLMKSPFTEIDWQPNGKAKVYSIISGNMFEVGPMIVDILEYVKKPRLFTEIEKHFDLQDALLEKTIAFLLSKGLVLDTEMQEEATITVTPVANRLFNTGNLLLDQNHSSNSQISFVGVPFGKGNNESTGSRNFPYKLREMVKHYKINLNKSAKAEDFKFLDGETDFTNLANLFQQELIKDYGNIFINTSEEGNFVYDKIFTIANELFSKKVVPFFLGGDHSISYPLIKAALNNYSDLHVIHFDAHTDTYGSRYDYLTHRNKTHHHGNFVSKCLEDSRFNQIYQFGIRGISNMGQRPEARQKIYWFSDIKRAMDAGKTFDLPTDVPYYVTFDIDVLDPSVAPGTATPVPGGFNFEEIKQLFSVVLQNKNIIGLDLVESNPDYDKENLTMQTAIQTILYLLNLINIKN comes from the coding sequence ATGATAGATTACGCCATCACCAGCTTAATGAAATCTCCCTTTACAGAGATTGACTGGCAGCCAAATGGCAAAGCCAAAGTTTACAGCATTATCAGCGGAAATATGTTTGAAGTAGGGCCGATGATAGTCGATATACTCGAATATGTAAAGAAGCCTCGTTTGTTTACAGAGATTGAAAAACACTTTGACTTGCAAGATGCCTTATTAGAAAAAACGATTGCTTTTCTTTTGTCTAAAGGATTGGTACTTGATACTGAAATGCAGGAAGAAGCAACTATTACAGTAACTCCTGTAGCAAACAGGCTTTTTAATACTGGCAATCTTTTGTTAGATCAAAATCACTCATCGAACTCTCAAATTTCTTTTGTAGGTGTGCCTTTTGGTAAGGGAAATAATGAGTCTACAGGATCTAGAAATTTTCCTTATAAGCTGCGCGAAATGGTGAAGCATTATAAGATTAATTTGAATAAAAGTGCAAAAGCAGAAGACTTTAAATTTCTAGATGGAGAGACAGATTTCACGAATCTGGCTAATTTATTTCAGCAAGAGCTGATTAAAGATTATGGCAATATCTTTATCAATACAAGTGAAGAAGGAAACTTTGTGTACGATAAAATATTCACCATTGCCAATGAGCTTTTCAGTAAAAAAGTAGTTCCGTTTTTTTTGGGTGGCGATCATTCAATTAGTTATCCATTAATAAAAGCTGCATTAAATAATTATTCCGATCTGCATGTCATTCATTTTGATGCTCACACAGATACCTACGGATCGCGATACGATTATTTAACGCATCGTAACAAAACACACCATCATGGTAATTTTGTTTCTAAATGCTTAGAAGACTCCCGATTCAATCAAATTTATCAGTTTGGAATTAGGGGAATTTCTAACATGGGGCAAAGGCCAGAAGCCCGACAAAAAATCTACTGGTTTAGTGATATAAAAAGAGCGATGGATGCAGGAAAAACTTTCGATTTGCCAACAGATGTTCCTTACTATGTCACTTTTGATATTGATGTGCTTGATCCATCTGTGGCTCCAGGTACTGCAACGCCAGTTCCGGGTGGTTTCAATTTCGAAGAGATAAAGCAATTATTTTCGGTTGTATTGCAAAACAAAAATATAATCGGTCTAGATCTGGTAGAAAGCAATCCAGATTACGACAAAGAAAACCTCACAATGCAAACCGCCATACAAACAATTCTTTATCTCCTAAACCTGATTAACATCAAAAATTAA